From a single Silene latifolia isolate original U9 population chromosome 6, ASM4854445v1, whole genome shotgun sequence genomic region:
- the LOC141658881 gene encoding uncharacterized protein LOC141658881, with the protein MEAGAIKNVLIFAMESNLQKRFIAQGANKIFTTLTKEFSKAPRIVTYEHTCRFFEAKLQKGQPVSPHILSIIENVEKLEALDCKISENIVIDRMLHSLNDGFALFRANYYMNDLKKSPHALHSLLVQTEKDMKFSGSLKQDVLVVSNKGKGKGKAQADLAVGKPKFKKSGSGKSGPGESSTSPGATKSKTGNMECHHCHKTGHWRRTCPVYHEDIKAGRVTPVGAPKHRTPRKG; encoded by the exons atggaagcgggtgcgataaagaacgtactcatttttgcaatggaatccaatttgcagaaacgcttcatagcccaaggtgcaaacaagattttcaccacgctcactaaggaattctcgaaagcaccgagaatcgtgacctatgagcatacctgtcgcttctttgaggcgaaactccagaagggccaaccggttagcccacacattctcagcattattgagaatgttgagaaactggaggcacttgattgtaagatcagtgagaacatcgtgattgaccgcatgcttcattcactcaacgatggttttgcgctctttagagccaattactatatgaatgatttgaagaagagtcctcatgcactacactcccttctcgtacagaccgagaaggacatgaagtttagtgggagcctgaaacaggatgttctcgttgtgtcaaacaagggcaagggtaagggcaaagctcaggcagacctagcagtaggcaagccgaagtttaagaagtcgggatcaggtaagagtgggcctggtgagtcgagcacctcaccaggcgcgacaaagagcaagaccggtaacatggaatgccaccattgccacaagactgggcattggaggcgtacatgtcctgtataccatgaggacataaaagcaggtcgcgttactcctgttg gggctccgaaacatcgaacccctcgtaaagggtga